In a genomic window of Phacochoerus africanus isolate WHEZ1 chromosome 6, ROS_Pafr_v1, whole genome shotgun sequence:
- the PRR9 gene encoding proline-rich protein 9 → MSFAEQQCKQPCVPPPCLPKIQEQSQAKAEEVCLPLCQDPCQEKCLVQAQEVQLPQCQELNQENCPHQSQDPCPPPCQDQSPAQCVQPCQEPAQTKCVEVCQQKIQEKCLPPGKGK, encoded by the coding sequence ATGTCCTTTGCTGAGCAGCAGTGCAAACAGCCATGCGTGCCACCTCCATGTCTTCCAAAGATCCAAGAGCAGAGCCAGGCAAAGGCTGAGGAAGTGTGTCTCCCCCTCTGCCAGGACCCCTGCCAAGAGAAGTGCCTGGTGCAAGCTCAAGAGGTGCAGCTTCCTCAGTGCCAGGAGTTAAACCAAGAAAACTGCCCACATCAAAGCCAAGACCCCTGCCCACCTCCATGCCAAGACCAAAGCCCAGCTCAGTGTGTACAGCCATGCCAGGAGCCAGCTCAGACAAAATGTGTAGAGGTTTGCCAACAGAAAATCCAAGAGAAGTGCTTACCCCCCGGCAAGGGAAAATAG